A single genomic interval of Lentimicrobium saccharophilum harbors:
- a CDS encoding GH92 family glycosyl hydrolase yields the protein MKKLSVTLITLLFAVFFSACDRQAETGEPASYVDPFIGTGGHGHTYPGATVPFGMVQLSPQTRLDGWDGCSGYHFTDSVIYGFAHTALNGTGVSDYGDILVIPVVGEPVFKNTEYSSSFSKSSEKAEAGYYSVKLDKPGVLAELTATTRAGYHRYTFPASEAANFIIDLQHRDIVLESWIEFVSDTEIRGMRRSTNWAKDMVWYFHMQFSKPIARKGIVVNDTLMADALRAEGTNIKAFAGFATTEGEQIEVKVGLSAVDSEGALKNLTAEIPEWNFDEIRKQSFDTWNKELGKIRVKGGSDEQMKVFYSALYHAMMQPNTFMDTDGRYRGMDRGIHTAEGFTNYTVFSLWDTYRTWHPLMTIIEQERTTDFIKTMLNMYEKGGLLPVWELAGNETWCMIGNHAIPVIADAWMKGIRNYDGDKAFEAMVKSASQDHHGLEFYRKYGYIPGDKEHESISKTLEYAYNDWCIAAMAKDLGRDNLYREYLRRAQSYKNIFDPSTGFMRPKLNGSWLTPFDPTTVDWHFTEANSFHYSYYVPQDISGLMALHGSKEQFAAKIDELFTTETEVGGRDMKDISGLIGQYAQGNEPSHHMAYLYNFVGQPWKTQQRVRRIMDDFYTPQPDGLIGNEDCGQMSAWLIMSAMGFYPVTPGLPEYIIGTPWFPEMEITLENGNVLKIIAKNVSEENFYIQSATLNGEKYTRSFISHDDLMKGGELVFIMGSKPSQSWGTGEGNEPVTSITEELILPVPFLIAPDARFRDVMQVSVGTIVPGCEVFYTIDGSTPDRNSARFTGPVTLSATTTFKAITYREGFGYSLPVEGNFYKIDLNRKVELLSEYHPNYHGGGPEALIDGLRGAGNWRLGGWQGYQGTDFEAIVDLGSKKPVRKVAAGFVQDVRSWIWMPVEVVFSVSDDGSNFREISRVKNTIPVTDYEMRTADLGAKVSTSARYVKVKAENFGTIPPWHLGAGGQAYIFVDEIIVE from the coding sequence ATGAAAAAGCTGTCCGTAACATTAATCACCCTGCTGTTTGCTGTTTTTTTCAGCGCCTGCGATCGTCAGGCGGAAACCGGTGAACCTGCATCTTATGTTGACCCGTTTATAGGAACCGGAGGGCATGGGCACACCTATCCCGGGGCAACGGTTCCGTTCGGGATGGTTCAACTGAGTCCGCAAACGCGCCTCGACGGCTGGGACGGATGCTCGGGCTACCATTTTACCGACAGCGTGATATACGGTTTTGCACATACAGCCCTCAACGGTACCGGCGTAAGCGACTACGGCGACATACTTGTAATACCTGTCGTGGGCGAACCGGTTTTTAAAAACACAGAGTACAGCTCTTCTTTCAGCAAAAGCAGCGAAAAAGCCGAAGCCGGTTATTACAGCGTAAAGCTTGATAAGCCGGGGGTTCTTGCCGAATTGACAGCCACCACCCGTGCTGGCTACCACCGTTATACTTTCCCGGCTTCCGAAGCGGCCAACTTTATTATCGATCTTCAGCATCGCGACATTGTGCTGGAATCGTGGATTGAGTTTGTCAGCGATACCGAAATCAGGGGGATGCGCCGCTCCACCAACTGGGCAAAAGATATGGTCTGGTATTTCCATATGCAGTTCTCTAAACCCATCGCCCGCAAGGGCATTGTCGTGAACGACACCCTGATGGCAGATGCTTTGCGTGCCGAAGGAACAAACATTAAGGCTTTTGCAGGATTTGCCACTACAGAAGGCGAACAGATTGAAGTGAAGGTAGGCCTCTCTGCCGTCGACAGCGAGGGTGCCCTGAAAAACCTGACGGCAGAAATACCGGAATGGAATTTTGATGAAATCCGGAAACAGAGTTTCGATACCTGGAATAAGGAGTTGGGCAAAATACGCGTCAAAGGCGGCAGCGACGAGCAGATGAAGGTGTTTTATTCGGCCCTCTATCACGCCATGATGCAGCCCAATACCTTTATGGATACGGACGGTCGTTACCGCGGTATGGACCGGGGCATTCATACAGCCGAAGGGTTTACCAACTATACGGTATTCTCCCTGTGGGATACCTACCGTACCTGGCATCCGCTGATGACCATCATAGAACAGGAGCGAACCACCGACTTCATCAAAACCATGCTCAATATGTACGAAAAGGGCGGATTACTGCCTGTTTGGGAACTTGCCGGTAACGAAACATGGTGTATGATCGGAAACCATGCCATTCCCGTGATCGCCGATGCCTGGATGAAGGGAATCCGGAATTACGACGGCGACAAAGCTTTTGAAGCCATGGTAAAGAGCGCCTCACAGGACCACCACGGCCTGGAGTTTTACCGCAAATACGGCTACATACCCGGCGACAAGGAGCATGAATCCATTTCGAAAACCCTGGAATATGCCTATAACGACTGGTGTATTGCTGCGATGGCAAAGGATCTGGGACGCGATAACCTTTACCGTGAATACCTACGCAGGGCACAATCGTACAAGAACATCTTCGATCCATCCACCGGCTTTATGCGTCCGAAACTCAACGGAAGCTGGCTTACCCCTTTCGATCCCACAACGGTCGACTGGCATTTTACCGAAGCCAATTCGTTTCATTACAGCTACTATGTTCCCCAGGATATCAGCGGTTTGATGGCGCTTCACGGAAGTAAGGAGCAGTTTGCTGCAAAAATTGATGAGCTGTTTACCACCGAAACTGAAGTGGGCGGTCGCGATATGAAGGACATCTCCGGATTGATCGGCCAGTATGCCCAGGGGAATGAACCCAGTCACCATATGGCTTACCTCTACAACTTCGTCGGACAGCCCTGGAAAACCCAGCAGCGGGTTCGCCGGATTATGGATGATTTTTACACGCCTCAGCCCGACGGACTCATCGGTAACGAAGATTGCGGACAAATGTCGGCCTGGCTGATCATGAGCGCCATGGGATTTTATCCGGTTACTCCCGGATTGCCTGAATACATTATAGGTACCCCTTGGTTCCCTGAAATGGAGATCACGCTTGAGAACGGCAATGTGCTGAAAATCATTGCTAAGAATGTCTCTGAAGAGAATTTTTACATTCAGTCGGCGACCCTTAACGGGGAAAAGTACACCAGATCATTCATCAGTCATGACGATTTGATGAAAGGCGGCGAACTTGTGTTTATCATGGGAAGCAAGCCCAGCCAATCGTGGGGCACCGGGGAAGGAAATGAGCCGGTGACCTCAATCACGGAAGAACTGATTTTGCCTGTTCCTTTCCTGATTGCTCCTGATGCCCGTTTCCGGGATGTCATGCAGGTGAGTGTAGGAACAATCGTTCCGGGGTGCGAGGTGTTTTACACCATTGACGGAAGCACTCCCGACCGCAATTCGGCAAGATTTACAGGTCCGGTAACCCTGAGCGCCACCACGACTTTCAAAGCCATCACATACAGGGAAGGGTTCGGATACAGTCTGCCCGTTGAAGGCAACTTTTATAAAATTGACCTGAACCGCAAGGTAGAATTACTTTCGGAGTACCACCCCAATTACCATGGCGGTGGCCCCGAAGCGCTGATCGACGGCCTGCGCGGTGCCGGAAACTGGAGGCTGGGCGGCTGGCAGGGATATCAGGGTACGGATTTCGAAGCCATTGTCGACCTGGGGAGCAAAAAGCCGGTGCGCAAAGTGGCTGCAGGTTTTGTGCAGGATGTACGCTCCTGGATCTGGATGCCGGTTGAAGTCGTTTTTTCGGTATCCGATGATGGCAGCAACTTCAGAGAAATCAGCAGGGTGAAAAATACCATTCCTGTCACCGACTATGAAATGAGGACTGCTGATCTTGGCGCTAAGGTCAGTACTTCAGCCCGTTATGTGAAGGTAAAAGCTGAAAATTTCGGAACCATACCCCCGTGGCATCTGGGCGCCGGGGGACAGGCTTACATCTTTGTGGATGAAATCATTGTGGAATAG